Proteins from a genomic interval of Yarrowia lipolytica chromosome 1E, complete sequence:
- a CDS encoding uncharacterized protein (Compare to YALI0E21890g, similar to uniprot|Q08702 Saccharomyces cerevisiae YOR258w, similar to Saccharomyces cerevisiae HNT3 (YOR258W); ancestral locus Anc_8.707) produces the protein MSWKYALGQYIKSPEKFPNDVTLDTPDFVVIKDAFPKSHIHYLVLPKAVKPDTHPLKAFEDDNLYEKTRAMVEKVEKMVAVEFIRTKGYSKDVKIQSGIHSVPSMNHVHVHVMTTDLSSPRLKNRTHFNSFRTGFFVPFRTIPDLKVPSLDAWMVSQEKLIKGDIVVDGENFGNKFAKAKRRLDEDFHKATIHGIPEEVEDDDYRVMEMIS, from the coding sequence ATGTCATGGAAATACGCACTAGGTCAGTACATAAAGAGTCCTGAAAAATTCCCCAACGATGTGACTCTCGACACACCAGACTTTGTCGTGATCAAAGATGCGTTCCCGAAATCACATATCCATTACCTGGTGTTACCCAAGGCTGTCAAGCCCGATACCCATCCTCTAAAGGCGTTTGAAGACGACAACCTGTACGAAAAAACTCGTGCCATGGTGGAAAAAGTTGAGAAAATGGTTGCTGTCGAGTTCATTCGTACAAAGGGATACTCCAAGGACGTGAAGATCCAGTCAGGCATCCACTCGGTGCCCAGCATGAATCATGTCCATGTCCATGTTATGACGACAGATCTGTCTTCTCCCCGGCTCAAGAACCGCACACACTTCAACTCGTTCAGGACTGGCTTTTTTGTGCCATTCAGAACGATCCCGGATCTGAAAGTCCCAAGTCTTGACGCCTGGATGGTCTCACAGGAGAAACTCATCAAGGGGGACATTGTGGTGGATGGAGAGAACTTTGGGAACAAGTTTGCAAAGGCCAAGAGAAGACTGGATGAGGATTTCCACAAAGCCACGATTCACGGTATTCcagaggaggtggaggatgaTGATTATAgggtgatggagatgatctCTTAA
- a CDS encoding uncharacterized protein (Compare to YALI0E21912g, uniprot|P78979 Yarrowia lipolytica protein- translocation complex alpha subunit, similar to Saccharomyces cerevisiae SEC61 (YLR378C); ancestral locus Anc_4.230), producing MAGVRFLDLVKPFTPFLPEVQAPERKVPFNQKIMWTAVTLMIFLVMSEIPLYGINSSDKSDALYWLRMMLASNRGSLMELGITPIVSSGMVFQLLGGTQLIEVNMDLKSDRELYQTAQKLFAIILSLGQATVYVLTGMYGPPKDLGVGVCLLLIFQLVLAALVVILLDELLQKGYGLGSGISLFIATNICEQIFWKAFAPTTVNKGRGYEFEGAIVAFVHLLFTRKDKKRAIIEAFTRQDLPNMSQLVTTVAIFAAVIYLQGFRVDIPVKSSKQRGPYGVFPIKLFYTSNLPIMLQSALTSNIFIISQMLFKKFPTNVLVRLLGVWDGREGMQQLFPVSGIAYYMQPPFNAKEALADPVKTVIYIAFVLGVCAVFSATWIEISGSSPRDVAKQFKEQGLVIAGRRETSAYKELKRIIPTAAAFGGATIGALSVASDLLGALSSGTGILMAVTTIYGYYEMAAKEGYVDAAI from the coding sequence atgGCCGGTGTAAGATTTCTCGACCTGGTGAAACCGTTCACGCCCTTCTTGCCCGAGGTCCAGGCGCCCGAGCGAAAGGTGCCCTTCAACCAGAAGATCATGTGGACCGCCGTGACCCTCATGATTTTCCTGGTCATGAGTGAGATCCCTCTGTACGGTATCAACTCGTCAGACAAATCCGACGCGCTGTACTGGCTGCGAATGATGCTTGCTTCCAACCGAGGCTCTCTGATGGAGCTCGGTATCACCCCCATTGTGTCGTCCGGAATGGtgttccagctgcttggagGAACCCAGCTGATCGAGGTCAACATGGACCTCAAGTCCGATCGAGAGCTTTACCAGACCGCCCAGAAACTGTTTGCCATCATCCTCTCGCTTGGTCAGGCCACCGTCTACGTCTTGACTGGCATGTACGGTCCCCCCAAGGATCTCGGTGTCGGTGTCTGTCTGCTTCTCATCTTCCAGCTTGTTCTTGCCGCCCTTGTTGTTATTCTGCTCgatgagctgctgcagaaggGTTACGGTCTCGGATCCGGTATCTCGCTCTTCATTGCCACCAACATCTGTGAGCAGATCTTCTGGAAGGCTTTTGCCCCCACCACTGTCAACAAGGGCCGGGGCTACGAGTTTGAGGGCGCCATTGTCGCGTTTGTGCACCTACTCTTCACCCGAaaggacaagaagcgagCCATCATTGAGGCTTTCACCCGACAGGATCTGCCTAACATGTCTCAGCTGGTGACTACTGTGGCCATTTTCGCTGCCGTCATCTACCTCCAGGGCTTCCGAGTCGACATCCCCGTCAAGTCATCCAAGCAGCGAGGCCCCTACGGCGTCTTCCCCATCAAGCTCTtctacacctccaaccTGCCCATCATGCTGCAGTCCGCCCTGACCTCCaacatcttcatcatctcccAGATGCTGTTCAAGAAGTTCCCCACGAACGTGCTCGTCCGGCTGCTCGGTGTGTGGGACGGCCGAGAGGGCATGCAGCAGCTCTTCCCCGTCTCCGGTATCGCCTATTACATGCAGCCCCCCTTcaacgccaaggaggcACTGGCTGACCCCGTCAAGACCGTCATCTACATTGCCTTTGTTCTGGGCGTATGTGCCGTCTTCTCTGCCACCTGGATTGAGATTTCCGGCTCTTCTCCCCGAGATGTGGCCAAGCAGTTCAAGGAGCAGGGTCTGGTGATTGCTGGCCGACGAGAGACTTCTGCctacaaggagctcaagcgaATCATCCCCACCGCTGCAGCTTTTGGAGGAGCCACCATTGGCGCTCTGTCAGTCGCCTCCGACCTGCTCGGAGCCCTCAGCTCCGGAACCGGTATCCTCATGGCCGTGACCACAATCTACGGCTACTACGAGATggccgccaaggagggcTACGTTGATGCTGCTATTTAA
- a CDS encoding uncharacterized protein (Compare to YALI0E21934g, weakly similar to uniprot|P23797 Saccharomyces cerevisiae YMR281w GPI12 N-acetylglucosaminyl phosphatidylinositol deacetylase, similar to Saccharomyces cerevisiae GPI12 (YMR281W); ancestral locus Anc_8.846), whose translation MRVGLIVLIIGFLWWTPSWLTKRLNKNHAEPTIIDNHITLLIAHPDDEAMFFGPTLDLLTRKEHKNKVSILCLSTGNDEGLGEIRKSELVESAAIFGVSAEKVHVLDRPELQDGMENEWDRTMVAGVIEEVVPTTQTIVTFDAEGVSGHINHRSVYYGALYYAKENPGVTVWTLESVPVYRKYTAVIDGFVTTLLRSILPSNSRVSTAADYKAYQDARKAMVKAHVSQMKWFRYGWITLSRYMWFNELVRA comes from the coding sequence aTGCGAGTAGGACTAATTGTGCTCATCATTGGGTTTTTGTGGTGGACGCCCTCGTGGCTGACTAAGCGActcaacaagaaccacGCTGAGCCCACCATCATCGACAATCATATCACTCTTCTCATTGCGCATcccgacgacgaggccaTGTTTTTCGGCCCTACCCTCGACCTTCTGACGCGCAAAgaacacaaaaacaaagTGTCTATTCTGTGTCTTTCTACTGGAAACGACGAGGGACTGGGCGAAATTCGAAAATCAGAACTTGTTGAGTCAGCGGCCATCTTCGGGGTGTCGGCTGAAAAAGTTCACGTCCTGGACCGCCCAGAGCTGCAGGATGGTATGGAAAACGAATGGGATAGAACCATGGTTGCCGGAGTGATTGAGGAAGTTGTACCCACCACTCAGACTATTGTCACGTTCGACGCCGAGGGTGTTTCGGGCCATATCAACCATAGATCAGTCTACTATGGAGCACTTTACTACGCCAAAGAAAACCCTGGAGTCACTGTGTGGACTCTGGAGTCTGTGCCCGTGTACCGCAAATACACTGCAGTCATTGACGGATTTGTCACCACTTTGTTGCGGTCTATACTTCCCTCAAACTCTCGAGTTTCCACCGCCGCAGATTACAAGGCGTACCAGGATGCTCGAAAGGCCATGGTAAAGGCTCATGTGAGTCAGATGAAGTGGTTCCGATACGGATGGATTACTTTGTCCAGATACATGTGGTTTAATGAGCTGGTGAGAGCCTAG
- a CDS encoding uncharacterized protein (Compare to YALI0E21956g, no similarity), with the protein MLRSCGRAGKPLRRLAAVQTRGYRDPYHVSWHFNFKPEAVEPPTGHRLTDNLSIALNKRNKKENGTGALKLALEICETSGPEAITPILYGQLLENVYEEVRGIPISKLRTYNTARLQVLESLSHFVPGLNARHYTYLIKLAHLTRRPKQVQDAWEQAMLNECDKTSALYNAYLKARTDASPRLRGNSDMPDLAGAKFWATNKDVSDSRAHALDPIEFMNEMRDRGIEPTRITYAIALNHYGQQNNLPMAVSICENLWGVGFNSGKLEGPRVPHTSIMHPTPFTLISIIDAFGLNDRLVEGKAYCETIADIYGIRLDSQLAQGYWTHLMRHALYTGIPHGQSSKEMCNSVWSNIVEFDYPPSPAQYSLRIRDLLARDRLEDLQTLMHYALSVDKVGEMAAVVSTYIGLLLRRYTTTGNFPKAIEVARTFQEHTQMQEFISTKIHELEQQYKMAGNVPVGGEEGNELDILDSALVQELKYIPEDEEDEENFLQL; encoded by the coding sequence ATGCTACGGAGCTGCggacgagctggaaaaCCACTACGACGGCTCGCCGCCGTCCAGACAAGAGGCTACCGAGATCCCTACCACGTGTCCTGGCACTTCAACTTCAAGCCCGAGGCCGTGGAGCCTCCGACGGGTCACCGGCTAACCGACAATCTCAGCATTGCGCTCAACAAGCggaacaagaaggagaatgGCACCGGAGCTCTCAAACTTGCGCTGGAGATCTGCGAGACCAGCGGACCCGAGGCCATCACACCCATTCTGTACGGCCAATTGCTGGAGAATGTGTACGAGGAGGTGAGAGGTATTCCCATTTCCAAGCTACGAACATACAACACTGCCCGTCTGCAGGTGCTGGAGAGTCTGTCGCACTTTGTGCCTGGCCTCAACGCCCGTCATTACACATATCTCATCAAGCTGGCTCACCTGACGCGACGCCCAAAGCAGGTACAGGACGCATGGGAGCAGGCCATGCTCAACGAGTGCGACAAGACATCTGCTCTGTACAACGCGTACCTCAAGGCTCGAACCGATGCCTCCCCCCGGCTCCGAGGTAACAGTGACATGCCCGATCTGGCAGGTGCCAAGTTCTGGGCGACCAACAAGGACGTGTCCGATTCTAGAGCTCATGCGCTTGATCCCATCGAATTCATGAACGAGATGCGAGACCGGGGTATCGAGCCCACTCGAATCACATACGCCATTGCTCTCAACCACTATGGTCAGCAGAACAACTTACCTATGGCGGTGAGCATCTGTGAGAACCTGTGGGGAGTGGGATTCAACAGTGGAAAGTTGGAGGGACCTCGAGTACCCCACACTTCGATAATGCACCCGACTCCATTCACTCTCATCTCTATCATTGACGCATTCGGTCTGAATGACCGTCTAGTCGAAGGAAAGGCATATTGTGAAACTATTGCTGATATCTACGGCATTCGACTTGACAGTCAGTTGGCTCAGGGATACTGGACCCATCTAATGAGACATGCTCTGTACACTGGTATCCCTCACGGACAAAGCTCAAAGGAAATGTGCAACTCTGTGTGGTCCAATATTGTTGAGTTCGACtaccctccttctcccgcGCAGTATTCTCTTCGAATCAGAGACTTGCTCGCCAGAGACCGTCTTGAAGACCTCCAAACTCTGATGCACTACGCTCTGAGCGTGGATAAGGTTGGAGAAATGGCGGCCGTTGTCTCCACATATATTGGTCTTCTCCTGAGACGATACACAACCACAGGCAACTTccccaaggccattgaggtGGCTAGAACGTTCCAGGAGCACACTCAGATGCAGGAATTTATCAGCACCAAGATTCAcgagcttgagcagcagtacAAGATGGCTGGAAATGTGCCTGTTGGTGGAGAGGAGGGTAACGAGCTGGACATTTTGGACAGTGCGTTGGTGCAGGAGTTGAAGTACATTCCtgaagatgaggaagacgaggagaacTTTTTGCAGTTGTAG